The following coding sequences lie in one Arabidopsis thaliana chromosome 3, partial sequence genomic window:
- a CDS encoding serine/arginine repetitive matrix protein (unknown protein; BEST Arabidopsis thaliana protein match is: unknown protein (TAIR:AT1G53180.1); Has 47 Blast hits to 47 proteins in 15 species: Archae - 0; Bacteria - 0; Metazoa - 13; Fungi - 0; Plants - 30; Viruses - 0; Other Eukaryotes - 4 (source: NCBI BLink).) codes for MDSTSNDHQELEQFEAIDDLLEDFWFFDNLLDRRSRILRYCHSDPYPFTSSSSSTCPKPELPKIGDSDSEIKLLEASTGGDFVPPPCIEKKEGGGEPEKINKVMRRQFSEKTRVQERRTYLQKKEPVVREKGIKEGSRKKNRTRISCSNNNSVQSCSMGGSLQRTQTLPSYLGREDDVNEFQDQEIDDSRMGFLIREAIANSSSSSSSGFTPTKQNIPKVSCIPRHRPPRNSRSEDAIQELVVKSQKSPNRKTLRKTLSSIETKDIQMLKDFHIETEKKQEEDEEKQRKVPCTTTGKNRSTAVVGQPIPVWVPKDSRKDMKAQIKFWARTVASNVRQEC; via the exons atggattctACTTCGAATGATCATCAAGAGTTGGAACAATTCGAAGCCATTGATGATCTCCTCGAAGATTTCTGGTTCTTTGATAACTTACTTGACAGAAGATCAAGGATCTTGAGGTACTGTCATTCAGATCCTTAcccttttacttcttcttcttcttcaacttgtCCCAAACCCGAATTACCGAAAATTGGAGATTCGGATTCGGAGATTAAGCTTCTAGAAGCTTCTACTGGGGGAGACTTTGTTCCGCCGCCGTgtatagagaaaaaagaaggcGGAGGCGAGCCTGAGAAGATAAATAAGGTGATGAGAAGGCAGTTCTCTGAGAAGACTAGGGTTCAAGAACGAAGAACTTACTTGCAAAAGAAGGAACCTGTAGTTCGAGAGAAGGGAATTAAAGAAGgttcgaggaagaagaacagaacaaGAATTAGTTGTAGTAACAATAATAGTGTCCAGAGTTGCTCGATGGGAGGGAGTTTGCAGAGAACTCAGACTTTGCCTAGTTACTTAGGAAGAGAAGACGATGTAAATGAGTTTCAAGATCAAGAGATTGATGATTCAAGAATGGGATTTTTGATCCGTGAAGCCATCGctaactcttcttcttcttcttcttctggattTACTCCAACGAAACAGAACATTCCAAAG GTTTCATGCATTCCAAGGCATAGACCACCTAGAAACTCAAGATCAGAAGACGCTATTCAAGAATTGGTCgtcaaatcacaaaaaagcCCAAACCGCAAAACGCTGCGTAAAACGTTAAGCAGCATCGAGACGAAAGATATTCAAATGTTGAAGGATTTTCAcattgaaacagagaagaagcaagaagaagacgaagaaaaacagaggaaggtCCCATGCACCACCACTGGGAAAAACCGGTCTACAGCGGTGGTGGGACAGCCGATTCCGGTTTGGGTTCCAAAGGATTCGAGAAAAGACATGAAAGCTCAGATAAAGTTTTGGGCTCGAACCGTCGCAAGTAATGTTCGACAAGAATGCTGA
- the HCF243 gene encoding Serine/Threonine-kinase pakA-like protein (unknown protein; FUNCTIONS IN: molecular_function unknown; INVOLVED IN: biological_process unknown; EXPRESSED IN: 22 plant structures; EXPRESSED DURING: 13 growth stages; Has 30201 Blast hits to 17322 proteins in 780 species: Archae - 12; Bacteria - 1396; Metazoa - 17338; Fungi - 3422; Plants - 5037; Viruses - 0; Other Eukaryotes - 2996 (source: NCBI BLink).), producing MKTEKKERGEEVGRMSICSPPKNALLLMRCRSDPVKVAALANRVRERQLSLNDGVYTEEEEDERRRRFELEIEDKKRIDLCEKWISGETTVETEEVSVAVAEAEAEAEAEAPLPSNPATEEEERVKVVEDSIVEEEQEASKILDSFEEEIEATIMKKIEDEIRNAIEEEEKLAEMEELAVVAVAETEEVEESKEVVPDCIPQNEERSEQGNREPDPSPEVVMRRSLQEETTEKEKTTATPYKVLPDCLLLMMCEPKLSMEVSKETWVCSTDFVRCLPGRPPAKKIPPEAVGDNHHHHQPKKRIVTAVDSNASSRRRSIDRPPLHLQPPRSSCSYPAAPPIITAAAAVGEQRVAGANKVQPPVLPRCKSEPRKSASKLAPEACFWKNRKLEPHPPATVGVGGAGVGF from the coding sequence ATGAAgacggagaagaaagagagaggagaagaagttgGACGGATGAGTATTTGTTCTCCGCCGAAGAATGCTTTGTTGTTGATGCGGTGTAGATCTGATCCGGTTAAGGTTGCGGCGTTAGCTAACCGGGTTCGTGAAAGACAGTTGTCGTTAAACGACGGCGTATAcacagaggaggaagaagatgagagaagaagaaggtttgaGCTGGAAATTGAAGATAAGAAACGGATCGACTTGTGTGAGAAATGGATCTCTGGTGAGACTACTGTGGAAACAGAAGAAGTTTCAGTAGCAGTtgcagaagcagaagcagaagcagaagcagaagctcCTTTGCCTTCAAATCCAGctacagaggaagaagaaagagtcaaAGTTGTGGAAGATTcgattgttgaagaagaacaagaagcttCGAAAATTCTGGATTCGTTTGAGGAAGAAATAGAAGCTACGAtcatgaaaaaaattgaagacgAAATCAGAAACGCtatagaagaagaggagaaactTGCTGAGATGGAAGAATTAGCGGTTGTGGCGGTGGCTGAGACGGAGGAGgtagaagaaagcaaagaggTTGTTCCTGATTGTATACCTCAAAATGAGGAAAGATCCGAACAAGGAAACCGGGAACCCGACCCGAGTCCGGAAGTGGTGATGAGAAGAAGTCTACAAGAGGAAACAacggagaaagagaagacgaCGGCGACGCCGTATAAGGTGTTACCGGATTGTTTGCTGCTTATGATGTGTGAACCAAAGCTCTCAATGGAAGTCTCTAAGGAGACTTGGGTTTGCAGTACAGATTTCGTCAGATGTTTACCAGGAAGACCTCCGGCGAAGAAGATACCACCAGAAGCCGTCGGagacaatcatcatcatcatcaacccAAGAAGCGAATCGTCACAGCCGTTGATTCCAACGCATCCTCTCGCCGGCGGTCAATCGATAGACCACCACTTCACCTACAGCCGCCACGGTCATCGTGTTCATACCCAGCAGCTCCACCGATAATAACGGCAGCTGCGGCGGTTGGGGAACAGAGGGTAGCCGGAGCTAATAAGGTACAGCCACCAGTGCTGCCACGTTGCAAATCGGAACCGAGGAAGTCAGCGTCGAAGCTAGCGCCGGAAGCTTGTTTCTGGAAAAATAGGAAGCTTGAGCCACACCCTCCGGCAACCGTCGGTGTCGGCGGCGCCGGAGTAGGGTTCTAG
- the HCF243 gene encoding Serine/Threonine-kinase pakA-like protein (unknown protein; FUNCTIONS IN: molecular_function unknown; INVOLVED IN: biological_process unknown; EXPRESSED IN: 22 plant structures; EXPRESSED DURING: 13 growth stages; Has 9396 Blast hits to 6248 proteins in 757 species: Archae - 72; Bacteria - 1337; Metazoa - 3078; Fungi - 696; Plants - 406; Viruses - 135; Other Eukaryotes - 3672 (source: NCBI BLink).), whose product MRARSRRKGGENSFRRSVDQNDGGGGCRFKASENRLVHLPVTICESLRSFGSELNCFFPCRSSCTENSHGDGRRAESNNDGCGGGGGGSNSCGAVFTRWFVAVEETSGGKRREIELVVGGEDEVEEDRRRSRRRHVFEGLDLSEIEMKTEKKERGEEVGRMSICSPPKNALLLMRCRSDPVKVAALANRVRERQLSLNDGVYTEEEEDERRRRFELEIEDKKRIDLCEKWISGETTVETEEVSVAVAEAEAEAEAEAPLPSNPATEEEERVKVVEDSIVEEEQEASKILDSFEEEIEATIMKKIEDEIRNAIEEEEKLAEMEELAVVAVAETEEVEESKEVVPDCIPQNEERSEQGNREPDPSPEVVMRRSLQEETTEKEKTTATPYKVLPDCLLLMMCEPKLSMEVSKETWVCSTDFVRCLPGRPPAKKIPPEAVGDNHHHHQPKKRIVTAVDSNASSRRRSIDRPPLHLQPPRSSCSYPAAPPIITAAAAVGEQRVAGANKVQPPVLPRCKSEPRKSASKLAPEACFWKNRKLEPHPPATVGVGGAGVGF is encoded by the coding sequence atgagagctAGATCTAGAAGGAAAGGAGGTGAGAATAGTTTCAGGAGATCCGTTGATCAAAAcgacggtggtggtggatgTCGTTTTAAAGCGAGTGAGAATCGTTTGGTGCATCTTCCGGTGACTATCTGCGAGTCGTTGAGATCGTTTGGGTCTGAGCTCAACTGCTTCTTCCCGTGTCGATCTTCCTGTACGGAGAATAGTCATGGAGATGGGAGGAGAGCTGAGAGTAACAACGACGGTtgcggcggcggcggaggaggaagtAATTCGTGTGGTGCGGTGTTTACGAGGTGGTTTGTGGCGGTGGAGGAGACTTCGGGagggaagagaagagagattgagcTTGTTGTTGGTGGAGAAGACGAAGTTGAGGAGGATAGGCGGAGGAGTCGTCGGAGACATGTTTTCGAGGGGCTTGATTTAAGTGAGATAGAGATGAAgacggagaagaaagagagaggagaagaagttgGACGGATGAGTATTTGTTCTCCGCCGAAGAATGCTTTGTTGTTGATGCGGTGTAGATCTGATCCGGTTAAGGTTGCGGCGTTAGCTAACCGGGTTCGTGAAAGACAGTTGTCGTTAAACGACGGCGTATAcacagaggaggaagaagatgagagaagaagaaggtttgaGCTGGAAATTGAAGATAAGAAACGGATCGACTTGTGTGAGAAATGGATCTCTGGTGAGACTACTGTGGAAACAGAAGAAGTTTCAGTAGCAGTtgcagaagcagaagcagaagcagaagcagaagctcCTTTGCCTTCAAATCCAGctacagaggaagaagaaagagtcaaAGTTGTGGAAGATTcgattgttgaagaagaacaagaagcttCGAAAATTCTGGATTCGTTTGAGGAAGAAATAGAAGCTACGAtcatgaaaaaaattgaagacgAAATCAGAAACGCtatagaagaagaggagaaactTGCTGAGATGGAAGAATTAGCGGTTGTGGCGGTGGCTGAGACGGAGGAGgtagaagaaagcaaagaggTTGTTCCTGATTGTATACCTCAAAATGAGGAAAGATCCGAACAAGGAAACCGGGAACCCGACCCGAGTCCGGAAGTGGTGATGAGAAGAAGTCTACAAGAGGAAACAacggagaaagagaagacgaCGGCGACGCCGTATAAGGTGTTACCGGATTGTTTGCTGCTTATGATGTGTGAACCAAAGCTCTCAATGGAAGTCTCTAAGGAGACTTGGGTTTGCAGTACAGATTTCGTCAGATGTTTACCAGGAAGACCTCCGGCGAAGAAGATACCACCAGAAGCCGTCGGagacaatcatcatcatcatcaacccAAGAAGCGAATCGTCACAGCCGTTGATTCCAACGCATCCTCTCGCCGGCGGTCAATCGATAGACCACCACTTCACCTACAGCCGCCACGGTCATCGTGTTCATACCCAGCAGCTCCACCGATAATAACGGCAGCTGCGGCGGTTGGGGAACAGAGGGTAGCCGGAGCTAATAAGGTACAGCCACCAGTGCTGCCACGTTGCAAATCGGAACCGAGGAAGTCAGCGTCGAAGCTAGCGCCGGAAGCTTGTTTCTGGAAAAATAGGAAGCTTGAGCCACACCCTCCGGCAACCGTCGGTGTCGGCGGCGCCGGAGTAGGGTTCTAG
- the HCF243 gene encoding Serine/Threonine-kinase pakA-like protein (unknown protein; FUNCTIONS IN: molecular_function unknown; INVOLVED IN: biological_process unknown; LOCATED IN: chloroplast; EXPRESSED IN: 22 plant structures; EXPRESSED DURING: 13 growth stages; Has 9762 Blast hits to 6439 proteins in 764 species: Archae - 77; Bacteria - 1339; Metazoa - 3211; Fungi - 718; Plants - 437; Viruses - 131; Other Eukaryotes - 3849 (source: NCBI BLink).), which produces MAETERPHRSSSINSSSNNNSGSSTDLFICFTSRFSSSSSMRLSSKSIHSPARSACLTTSLSRRLRTSGSLKNASAGVLNSPMFGANGGRKRSGSGYENSNNNNNNNIEPSSPKVTCIGQVRVKTRKHVKKKMRARSRRKGGENSFRRSVDQNDGGGGCRFKASENRLVHLPVTICESLRSFGSELNCFFPCRSSCTENSHGDGRRAESNNDGCGGGGGGSNSCGAVFTRWFVAVEETSGGKRREIELVVGGEDEVEEDRRRSRRRHVFEGLDLSEIEMKTEKKERGEEVGRMSICSPPKNALLLMRCRSDPVKVAALANRVRERQLSLNDGVYTEEEEDERRRRFELEIEDKKRIDLCEKWISGETTVETEEVSVAVAEAEAEAEAEAPLPSNPATEEEERVKVVEDSIVEEEQEASKILDSFEEEIEATIMKKIEDEIRNAIEEEEKLAEMEELAVVAVAETEEVEESKEVVPDCIPQNEERSEQGNREPDPSPEVVMRRSLQEETTEKEKTTATPYKVLPDCLLLMMCEPKLSMEVSKETWVCSTDFVRCLPGRPPAKKIPPEAVGDNHHHHQPKKRIVTAVDSNASSRRRSIDRPPLHLQPPRSSCSYPAAPPIITAAAAVGEQRVAGANKVQPPVLPRCKSEPRKSASKLAPEACFWKNRKLEPHPPATVGVGGAGVGF; this is translated from the coding sequence atggcggAAACTGAGAGACCCCACCGGTCTTCAAGTATTAACAGTAgtagcaacaacaacagtggTTCATCAACCGATCTATTCATTTGTTTCACATctcgtttctcttcttcttcctctatgCGTCTCTCTTCTAAATCCATCCATAGCCCAGCTCGTTCCGCTTGTCTCACCACTTCTCTTAGCCGTCGTCTCCGTACTAGCGGTAGCTTGAAGAACGCTTCAGCTGGAGTTTTGAACTCTCCCATGTTTGGTGCTAATGGAGGACGGAAGAGATCTGGATCTGGCTACGAGAatagtaacaacaacaacaataataacataGAGCCGTCGTCTCCGAAGGTGACGTGTATTGGTCAAGTTAGAGTGAAGACTAGGAAgcatgtgaagaagaagatgagagctAGATCTAGAAGGAAAGGAGGTGAGAATAGTTTCAGGAGATCCGTTGATCAAAAcgacggtggtggtggatgTCGTTTTAAAGCGAGTGAGAATCGTTTGGTGCATCTTCCGGTGACTATCTGCGAGTCGTTGAGATCGTTTGGGTCTGAGCTCAACTGCTTCTTCCCGTGTCGATCTTCCTGTACGGAGAATAGTCATGGAGATGGGAGGAGAGCTGAGAGTAACAACGACGGTtgcggcggcggcggaggaggaagtAATTCGTGTGGTGCGGTGTTTACGAGGTGGTTTGTGGCGGTGGAGGAGACTTCGGGagggaagagaagagagattgagcTTGTTGTTGGTGGAGAAGACGAAGTTGAGGAGGATAGGCGGAGGAGTCGTCGGAGACATGTTTTCGAGGGGCTTGATTTAAGTGAGATAGAGATGAAgacggagaagaaagagagaggagaagaagttgGACGGATGAGTATTTGTTCTCCGCCGAAGAATGCTTTGTTGTTGATGCGGTGTAGATCTGATCCGGTTAAGGTTGCGGCGTTAGCTAACCGGGTTCGTGAAAGACAGTTGTCGTTAAACGACGGCGTATAcacagaggaggaagaagatgagagaagaagaaggtttgaGCTGGAAATTGAAGATAAGAAACGGATCGACTTGTGTGAGAAATGGATCTCTGGTGAGACTACTGTGGAAACAGAAGAAGTTTCAGTAGCAGTtgcagaagcagaagcagaagcagaagcagaagctcCTTTGCCTTCAAATCCAGctacagaggaagaagaaagagtcaaAGTTGTGGAAGATTcgattgttgaagaagaacaagaagcttCGAAAATTCTGGATTCGTTTGAGGAAGAAATAGAAGCTACGAtcatgaaaaaaattgaagacgAAATCAGAAACGCtatagaagaagaggagaaactTGCTGAGATGGAAGAATTAGCGGTTGTGGCGGTGGCTGAGACGGAGGAGgtagaagaaagcaaagaggTTGTTCCTGATTGTATACCTCAAAATGAGGAAAGATCCGAACAAGGAAACCGGGAACCCGACCCGAGTCCGGAAGTGGTGATGAGAAGAAGTCTACAAGAGGAAACAacggagaaagagaagacgaCGGCGACGCCGTATAAGGTGTTACCGGATTGTTTGCTGCTTATGATGTGTGAACCAAAGCTCTCAATGGAAGTCTCTAAGGAGACTTGGGTTTGCAGTACAGATTTCGTCAGATGTTTACCAGGAAGACCTCCGGCGAAGAAGATACCACCAGAAGCCGTCGGagacaatcatcatcatcatcaacccAAGAAGCGAATCGTCACAGCCGTTGATTCCAACGCATCCTCTCGCCGGCGGTCAATCGATAGACCACCACTTCACCTACAGCCGCCACGGTCATCGTGTTCATACCCAGCAGCTCCACCGATAATAACGGCAGCTGCGGCGGTTGGGGAACAGAGGGTAGCCGGAGCTAATAAGGTACAGCCACCAGTGCTGCCACGTTGCAAATCGGAACCGAGGAAGTCAGCGTCGAAGCTAGCGCCGGAAGCTTGTTTCTGGAAAAATAGGAAGCTTGAGCCACACCCTCCGGCAACCGTCGGTGTCGGCGGCGCCGGAGTAGGGTTCTAG
- a CDS encoding uncharacterized protein (unknown protein; LOCATED IN: endomembrane system; Has 30201 Blast hits to 17322 proteins in 780 species: Archae - 12; Bacteria - 1396; Metazoa - 17338; Fungi - 3422; Plants - 5037; Viruses - 0; Other Eukaryotes - 2996 (source: NCBI BLink).): MSSSNILTLKPLYRLEGLFFVDTLRELEASQVTIILQK, translated from the coding sequence ATGTCTTCTTCAAATATCCTCACTCTAAAGCCTCTCTATCGTTTAGAGGGTCTCTTCTTCGTAGACACTCTCCGCGAATTAGAGGCTTCCCAAGTTACCATTATACTACAGAAATAG
- a CDS encoding uncharacterized protein (unknown protein; FUNCTIONS IN: molecular_function unknown; INVOLVED IN: biological_process unknown; LOCATED IN: chloroplast thylakoid membrane; EXPRESSED IN: 20 plant structures; EXPRESSED DURING: 13 growth stages; CONTAINS InterPro DOMAIN/s: Protein of unknown function DUF3082 (InterPro:IPR021434); Has 77 Blast hits to 77 proteins in 38 species: Archae - 0; Bacteria - 37; Metazoa - 0; Fungi - 0; Plants - 39; Viruses - 0; Other Eukaryotes - 1 (source: NCBI BLink).), with protein sequence MLVLQSHQCLFSLPYRLRPTRLISPIHSLSSFTRIRPGIIRLSAVKEIADVAEVEEDGPIELPTSSTSPFSSTNSIFATSDDPTPLQLATSVLLTGAITVFLIRSVRRRAKRAKELTFRSTGAKKSLKEEAMDNLKALSSTPIEGGNSTPSAAQAFLGAIAAGVIALILYKFTVTVESGLNRQTISDNFSVRQITVTVRTIINGICYLATFVFGLNAFGLLLYSGQLAFNEDSAEENMKATTQPGDSSSGDNSEVNKSNEDQSSGD encoded by the exons ATGTTAGTGTTGCAGAGCCACCAatgtctcttctctctcccttACCGTCTCCGTCCAACGCGTCTTATCTCTCCAATCCATTCGCTCTCTTCCTTTACCAGGATCCGTCCCGGTATAATCCGATTATCCGCCGTAAAAGAAATCGCCGATGTGGCGGAGGTGGAAGAAGATGGTCCAATTGAGCTTCCTACGTCGTCCACGTCTCCGTTTTCGTCTACTAACTCCATTTTCGCCACTTCCGATGATCCTACTCCTCTCCAATTGGCCACCAGTGTGCTTCTTACCGGTGCCATCACTGTCTTCCTCATCCGCTCCGTTCGACGGCGCGCTAAACGCGCCAAAGAGCTG ACATTTAGATCTACTGGAGCTAAGAAATCgttgaaagaagaagcaatggaTAATCTAAAAGCGTTAAGTTCAACTCCGATAGAAGGTGGTAATTCAACTCCATCGGCGGCTCAGGCGTTTCTTGGTGCGATAGCCGCAGGAGTCATTGCTCTCATTCTTTACAAATTCACTGTTACAGTTGAATCAGGACTCAATCGTCAGACTATCTCTGATAACTTCTCG GTTAGGCAAATCACGGTAACCGTAAG GACTATCATCAACGGTATATGCTATCTAGCAACATTTGTTTTCGGTCTCAACGCGTTCGGACTTCTCCTTTACTCTGGTCAATTAGCCTTCAATGAAGATTCTGCTGAAGAAAACATGAAGGCCACAACACAACCTGGAGACTCATCATCAGGTGACAACAGTGAAGTAAATAAAAGCAATGAGGATCAAAGTTCAGGTGATTGA